The following nucleotide sequence is from Roseivirga sp. BDSF3-8.
AAAATACCTCCCGGGACGTCTAAAGTTCCGAAACGCTGTCATCCAGGGATAATTTTACAATATCGATGCGGTTATCTTCCATAGCCACCACCGTAAATGTAAATGGAGGGATTACGATAATGTCCTCAATCGAGGGAATATTCTCTGTAGTATTGATGATAAAGCCTCCCAGTGTATCATAATCCCCTTCCGGTATCTGCCATTCGTACCGCTCATTGAGATAGTCAATTTCATGCCTGGCACTCAGCAAATAGGTATTAGGATCAATTTTTTGTTCTATCCAATCGTCCACATCATGCTCATCCTGAATATCTCCGAATATTTCTTCGATTATGTCCTCAAGCGTGACGATCCCGGAGGTGCCGCCAAATTCATCTACTACCAGCGCAATGCTCTTCCTCTCTGTAATGAACTGGATCATAAGCTCATTTGCCAGCATGGTTTCCGGCACTATTATCACCGGGGTAAGAATGCTTCCGATCTCTTTCGGCTTTTTAAATAGCTCCAGTGAGTGGCAATAGCCGATAACGTCATCTATGGTTTCACGATAAACCAATATCTTACTATGACCGCTTTCCACAAAAGCTTTGGTGAGCACCTCAATATCATCTTCAATATCCACAGCCACAATCTCAGTCCGGGGAATCATGCACTCCCGCACACGTACCGTCTTAAATTCAAGAGCATTATTTAATATTTTAGTATTAACCTCCTGCTCAGTCTCCTCATTAGGTACTGAGGTCTGTTGCTGAATAAAGTGGTTAAGGTCCGTCAGGCTGTAAACCGGCTTATCCTCACTATATGGCAACCGAAACACTTTGGTGATAACGAAACGGGAAAGGCCTGTCACTATCCACACTATAGGATAGAGCAGGTAGTATATTACCAGCATAGGGAGAGCAAAAGCAGCCAGTAATAGATTAGGGTTGAGCATGAATAGGCTCTTAGGGGTAAACTCGGCAGTGGCAAGTACTATTGCTGTACTGATAAAGGTTTGGGTAAGCAGAATAACAATGTCGTTACTTAATACAGCGGAGCCTGCTAAAACCTCAGCTATATAGGGCTCGAGGAGGCGAGCCATAAATATGCCGTATACTACCAGGGCTATAGTATTTCCTACCAGAGTAGTACCGATAAATTTACTCGGCCTCTGCATAAAACGGGACAAGATACGCCCTGCAAGGGCCCCTTGTTTACTTTGCAGTTCAATATGAAGCTTATTGGCAGATACAAAAGCAATCTCGATACCCGAAAACAGGGCGGAGAAGGCCAGTGTGATAAGGATAATGATGAGGTAACTGTATTCCATTGGCTTGTACCAGACCTAAATTAGGCCACTTGACATTGCATGGCAATTTTCATCATGATTTTCCACTCTTTTTTCTGTATTGGAAAAGGTATAACATGCCCAACGCCAGCATAAGAGGCCAGTAGGAATAGGCTATGCCGGCAGTTATAGTCTGATGAACACCAATAATAAAGAAACCTGCGGCAAGGGCAAGCAAAATCGCATCTAAAAGTTTCATTGTTGCTCCATATCGATATTGGCAGTGGGCTTCATGATTTCATAACTACTGAAATCCTGCTCAGCCCGCAAACCTTCTCCCATGAGAAGTTGTCCGTCACTCTGAATTCGGACAAATTTTTCTGTATAAACCTGTTCATCGGCAGGATTCCAGAAAAGCTGTTCAGTATTAAGTTTTTCTGATTGTTCGTTTATAACTTCAACATTACCATCTACCTGGTACAGGTTAGTTTCCCCATGGTAGAAGCCTTTGTTCGATCTGAGTGTGGATCGTAAATTCCCGTCGGGGCCAAAAAACTCAATGTAAACGCCTTCTGGGTACTCACTGTCTCCATTACGAAAGTCAAGCCTTTTGCCCGCCACCAGCCTGACCCGCACAATTGCTGAATCGCTAAATAGCGTTTCCACGCTGTCCATTTCCAGCATAGGCCCTTCATAAGGCTTCATTTCTTCCAAGGCCTTGCTGTCGTCTGAGCAGGCAGTAGCTACAGCAACTATTGCCATGAGCATCAATGATAGAAATGTATGTCGTCTACTCGTAAACATTCGAATATTTTTGTCACAAACGAATAACGGTCAGGAAGTTGTTCCTGACCGTTACTTTTATGCTTATAATATAACTAGTCTCTTGTCTGCAGAGATACTGTAGTTCCTATCCAGCATCCTACGCTTATTGATTGACCCACCTGCATATTTTCAGTAAATACCTCCTCTTTGCTAGGGAACTGAGCTTTTGCATTGGCCATACCCTGAGAGTTTCCGGCTTTGCGATACATATCGTATGCAGCCAGGAATACTGCTCGGTCTTGTACACGACTCTGGCCACCTTTACAGGCATCAAAGCTATTGAAATAAAGTGTACCGATCAGGTTGTAAGCCTCACGCTTGCTAGGGTCTGCTTCTACAGCATCCATCGCATATGATCTTGCATCGGACTTTCTACCTCTTTTCGCTGACATTTCAGCCATTGATACATAAATATCAGCTTTCTTGGTATTATCCTCAGTCAGGCTGATCGCTTCTTTAAAGTACTCTTCAGCTTTGTCGTAGTCATCTGCCTGCAGTGCTTTTACAGCAATGAGTTTAGCAAGAGCGTACTCAGGAGCATTCCTGTGAACTACCTCAGCAGCCTGAAGAAATACTTCGCTGTCCAGACATTTACCTACAAAAGAAAGCTTGATGATGTTTGTAGCCAGGTCAATGTTAGAAGTATCCTCAAGGAATCTTGGTCCAAGCTTATTCTCTATCAGGTCACAATCAATATCTACAGTAGCTGCAAATATTTTATCCACGCCTTCCTGAATTTTCTCGTGACCACCTTTAGCTTTAAGGGCTTCGTTTACTTCATCATAAACCTGGATCACTTCTTCGTCGGTTATTTCACCGCCAGTTGCTTTATACCGTCTGATGGCATCCATATAACCGATAAAGTTATTCAGGTGAGTCTCTTCTTTATTCAGGTCGAAGTTTTCTTTCTGAATTGAATACAATTCAGGATACTTGTCTTGTCTGTCCTTGTAAAACTTATAGGCAGTATAAGCCTTACGGTTCATCACATTGGACTTGTCATTAAAATACTTGATCCTGAGGTCATACATCAACAATGCTGAATCCTGCAAAACAAACTTCTCTTCTTCAGAAGAGGCTTCTGCCTCAAGTGCTTCGTATATTTTAGCCCCATTTATATAAATAGAAGCGTTCAGGTCAGGCGTATTTTTCAATAGCCATACCAGCGGTGCTTTAGCCGCTTTATAGTTATCGTTCCTCAGATGATCTGAATAAAGAACGTTTTTAGTCTCTGCTTCTTTGCGAAGTTTCTCATCTTCAGGCCAGTTCCAGCCATTCTGCGCCTGTACATTTTGCAGCATCATGAAGGCTACAACTGTACTTAGGATTACTTTTAGTCTCATGATTTTTCCCTTTAGTCGAATTTCCTGATGTTTTTATAGAAGCTGAAAGAGTTGTCATTAAACGTAACGCCAATGCTCAGTTTAAAAAACTCCTCAGCAATGAGGTTGTTATCCGTACTGCCTTGTCTTCCGTATTCGAAAGCCATGTTCAGGTTGGATACCCTGCTCACTGGGAATGTAGCGCCAAAATTGATGCCAAACTTTTCGATCTGTCTCCCATTAAAGCTAAAAGGTGTATTTTCAAAGTTACCGCCGAGGCGATAGGTTACTCTTTCCAGGTACCTGTTTACCGAACTCGGATCAGGGGTCCACTCCAGACCTGCGGCGGCTCTGTAAGACTCTCTCATGTCCTCATTCTCACCGCTGGCGTTCCGGTACTCAGACCAATCCTGGTATTCCAGGTCAGCACCAAATGTCCACTTAGCCCCTACCTGATAGGATAAACCGATACCTATACGAGGAGGAACAACCACAGACCCTTCAGTATTGTTGAAAACTGTATCGGAATCTACTACCAGAGAAGTAAGTCTTCTTCTTTCAATTGTGAGCAGTCTGCGTACCTTCAGGTCAGACTCACTATCTATCGTAGCACCGATGTTAAAAGAATTTTTCTCCCCAACGGGTATGATGCCGCGTATTCCGAAGCCCATGGTTACATCGGATACCGTTGTTCGCTCATTAACAGCAATATTGCTGAAGGTTTGCTGATCAGGCAGCTCGGTGAGGGCTTCTTCGTTTATTGTACCGAAGAGATAAGAACCTGTCAGGCCGAAGGAAAGAAAGCTAAAAGGCTGGTACCCTCCGGAAATTGACACCTTATTCACACCGCCTTCCCCGTTAAATTCGAGGTCTACAGGCTCATTGGTGCCCCTTACGGTACTGGTGGCATTTATACTGTAGTTCGTAATCGTGTAAGGAAG
It contains:
- a CDS encoding tetratricopeptide repeat protein, which translates into the protein MRLKVILSTVVAFMMLQNVQAQNGWNWPEDEKLRKEAETKNVLYSDHLRNDNYKAAKAPLVWLLKNTPDLNASIYINGAKIYEALEAEASSEEEKFVLQDSALLMYDLRIKYFNDKSNVMNRKAYTAYKFYKDRQDKYPELYSIQKENFDLNKEETHLNNFIGYMDAIRRYKATGGEITDEEVIQVYDEVNEALKAKGGHEKIQEGVDKIFAATVDIDCDLIENKLGPRFLEDTSNIDLATNIIKLSFVGKCLDSEVFLQAAEVVHRNAPEYALAKLIAVKALQADDYDKAEEYFKEAISLTEDNTKKADIYVSMAEMSAKRGRKSDARSYAMDAVEADPSKREAYNLIGTLYFNSFDACKGGQSRVQDRAVFLAAYDMYRKAGNSQGMANAKAQFPSKEEVFTENMQVGQSISVGCWIGTTVSLQTRD
- the lptC gene encoding LPS export ABC transporter periplasmic protein LptC, which encodes MFTSRRHTFLSLMLMAIVAVATACSDDSKALEEMKPYEGPMLEMDSVETLFSDSAIVRVRLVAGKRLDFRNGDSEYPEGVYIEFFGPDGNLRSTLRSNKGFYHGETNLYQVDGNVEVINEQSEKLNTEQLFWNPADEQVYTEKFVRIQSDGQLLMGEGLRAEQDFSSYEIMKPTANIDMEQQ
- a CDS encoding hemolysin family protein; this encodes MEYSYLIIILITLAFSALFSGIEIAFVSANKLHIELQSKQGALAGRILSRFMQRPSKFIGTTLVGNTIALVVYGIFMARLLEPYIAEVLAGSAVLSNDIVILLTQTFISTAIVLATAEFTPKSLFMLNPNLLLAAFALPMLVIYYLLYPIVWIVTGLSRFVITKVFRLPYSEDKPVYSLTDLNHFIQQQTSVPNEETEQEVNTKILNNALEFKTVRVRECMIPRTEIVAVDIEDDIEVLTKAFVESGHSKILVYRETIDDVIGYCHSLELFKKPKEIGSILTPVIIVPETMLANELMIQFITERKSIALVVDEFGGTSGIVTLEDIIEEIFGDIQDEHDVDDWIEQKIDPNTYLLSARHEIDYLNERYEWQIPEGDYDTLGGFIINTTENIPSIEDIIVIPPFTFTVVAMEDNRIDIVKLSLDDSVSEL